Proteins co-encoded in one Malus domestica chromosome 09, GDT2T_hap1 genomic window:
- the LOC103444193 gene encoding HMG-Y-related protein A-like — MATEEVNKPPSLPPYPQMILNAIEALNDKNGSNKSTISKYIESTYGDVPAGHNKLLSHHLNEMKDNGELVFWKNNYTKPDPNAPPRRGRGRPPKPKDSLSPDTTLTSAKGRGRPPKDPEAPPTPPKVKVSSGNGKPRGRPRKMAKPTGGLSGSSTVEETMPGRPRGRPPKVKDTLSAGDSVGQ, encoded by the exons ATGGCCACTGAAGAGGTTAATAAGCCTCCATCACTCCCTCCTTACCCTCAG ATGATTCTGAACGCCATTGAAGCCTTGAATGACAAGAATGGCTCGAACAAATCCACAATCTCGAAATACATTGAATCAACATACGGGGACGTGCCGGCCGGGCACAATAAGCTTCTCTCTCACCACCTCAACGAGATGAAAGATAATGGGGAGCTGGTGTTCTGGAAGAACAACTACACAAAACCGGATCCCAATGCACCTCCGAGAAGGGGGCGTGGCAGGCCGCCAAAGCCCAAGGATTCACTGTCCCCAGACACCACCTTGACCTCAGCAAAGGGTAGGGGCCGCCCGCCCAAGGACCCGGAAGCACCCCCAACGCCTCCCAAGGTTAAGGTGTCTTCAGGGAATGGGAAGCCGAGAGGGCGGCCAAGGAAGATGGCGAAGCCTACCGGAGGTTTGAGTGGCTCGTCAACAGTGGAAGAGACAATGCCGGGGAGGCCAAGGGGTAGGCCTCCGAAGGTGAAGGATACATTGAGTGCTGGAGATAGTGTTGGGCAATAG